A genomic segment from Tissierella sp. encodes:
- a CDS encoding sensor histidine kinase: protein MNKLWKYNNYLYIASRILIGIDVIYRCKNDTKNLLTYFGIFLFIVINDHLRMNLFYKDEKKYFISIFVTMIVSSLLIYNLGGYSSILMYIIIYELIIFTEGRTSRLLTGIEILLVFFIAIFEYVPVEELGSYLFWKDNILDILMSIVTLLFYAFMLFSYKTLRKEKREVDRLNKELELSYDKLKEQSEKIEELIITKERNRVAGEIHDNLGHSLIALNMNLDVAEKIIDKDVVKAKERISKSQILTKESMESLRKAVYALKEEKHTTLRSSLEEIVANIESSGNTKINLNIDEGVEELLPKCKDIIYSSIKEGLTNSIKHGKADKINIDVILEGDKSRVIIKDNGLGCNRLVKGNGLLGIEEKISKFGGRVNYSDEKDKGFEIELLFDNKNSYVTSL from the coding sequence ATGAACAAGCTTTGGAAATATAATAATTATTTGTATATCGCATCCCGTATTTTAATAGGGATAGATGTTATTTATCGATGTAAAAATGATACTAAAAATCTCTTAACTTACTTTGGCATATTTTTATTTATTGTGATTAATGATCATCTAAGAATGAATTTATTTTATAAAGATGAAAAAAAATACTTTATATCAATATTTGTTACCATGATAGTTAGTAGCCTCTTGATCTACAATCTAGGGGGATATTCCAGCATATTAATGTATATAATCATATACGAGTTGATTATCTTTACAGAGGGAAGGACTTCGAGATTATTAACAGGGATAGAAATATTATTGGTCTTTTTTATCGCAATCTTTGAATATGTTCCTGTTGAGGAATTAGGAAGCTATTTATTTTGGAAAGACAATATCCTAGATATTCTCATGTCTATAGTTACATTGTTATTCTATGCTTTTATGCTTTTTTCATATAAAACTCTAAGAAAAGAAAAAAGGGAAGTAGATAGGTTAAATAAAGAATTAGAATTATCCTATGATAAACTAAAGGAGCAATCGGAGAAAATAGAAGAGTTGATTATTACAAAAGAAAGAAACAGAGTAGCTGGAGAAATCCATGACAATCTAGGACATAGTCTGATAGCTTTAAATATGAATCTAGATGTAGCAGAGAAGATAATAGATAAGGATGTTGTAAAGGCTAAAGAGAGGATTAGCAAATCCCAAATCCTAACAAAGGAAAGCATGGAAAGTCTAAGAAAAGCGGTGTATGCTTTAAAAGAAGAAAAACATACTACTTTAAGGAGTTCCTTAGAAGAGATAGTTGCAAACATAGAAAGCTCAGGGAACACTAAGATCAATTTAAATATAGATGAAGGTGTAGAGGAATTATTACCTAAGTGCAAAGATATTATATATTCTTCTATAAAAGAGGGACTGACCAACAGTATAAAACATGGGAAAGCAGATAAGATAAATATTGATGTAATCTTAGAAGGAGATAAATCTAGAGTAATCATAAAAGATAATGGATTAGGTTGTAATAGATTAGTTAAGGGAAATGGATTGCTAGGGATAGAAGAAAAGATAAGTAAATTTGGAGGAAGAGTAAACTATAGTGATGAGAAAGATAAAGGATTTGAAATAGAATTATTATTTGATAATAAAAACTCCTATGTTACAAGTTTGTGA